In Deltaproteobacteria bacterium HGW-Deltaproteobacteria-18, a single genomic region encodes these proteins:
- a CDS encoding acetyl-CoA carboxylase biotin carboxylase subunit, with protein sequence MKNPIESKKHKVLIANRGEIAIRIMQACRKLGLAFVALFTEPDKDSEHCVLARKLGGDESLYRVSSYLDANEIFAVADQAGATAIHPGYGFFAEDYRFARRVAQREQKLIFIGPSWQVIRELGDKINTKRLARKLGVPTVPGSDKPVTDDLEAEHIAKSLFDFQKEQGINKPVILVKASAGGGGMGIEEVDDLDKFRSVLRRIKSYSKRQFRDEGVLIEQRIFDFNHLEVQVLSDRTGQNPVHFGTRNCSVQSPGHQKRIEVAPGFDPSSLRYAFDAKKVLEDITEYSLRMAREAGYDNVGTWEWIVSPTGQPFLMEVNTRIQVENGVSARIAAIKGKGDVDLIAEQIRVGLGAPLGYTQKDITLNGVGIEYRIIAEDTDNKFAPWVGRITAFDWPKQDWLKMHSQVPTDREYEIPTDFDPNLALAIIWGKDLAQAKERGVEFLGSLTLQGINASGEAMKSNVEFLKRKTEGILAF encoded by the coding sequence ACAAGGACAGCGAGCACTGCGTCCTGGCACGCAAGCTTGGCGGGGACGAGTCCCTGTACCGTGTCAGTTCATATCTCGACGCCAACGAAATCTTTGCTGTGGCGGATCAGGCCGGAGCCACGGCGATTCATCCCGGATATGGCTTTTTTGCCGAGGATTACCGTTTTGCCCGCCGCGTGGCCCAGCGCGAGCAAAAACTCATATTCATCGGGCCTTCCTGGCAGGTCATCCGCGAACTCGGCGACAAGATCAACACCAAGCGTCTGGCTCGCAAGCTTGGCGTGCCCACGGTTCCCGGATCGGACAAGCCCGTGACGGATGACCTCGAAGCCGAGCACATCGCCAAGTCCCTGTTCGATTTTCAAAAAGAGCAGGGCATCAACAAACCCGTCATCCTGGTCAAGGCTTCGGCCGGGGGTGGGGGCATGGGTATCGAGGAAGTGGACGATCTGGACAAGTTCCGCAGCGTCCTGCGACGCATCAAGAGCTACTCCAAGCGCCAGTTTCGCGACGAAGGCGTGCTCATCGAGCAGCGCATCTTTGACTTCAACCATCTCGAAGTGCAGGTGTTGTCCGACCGCACGGGCCAGAACCCCGTCCATTTCGGCACCCGCAACTGCTCGGTGCAATCACCCGGCCATCAGAAGCGCATCGAGGTCGCGCCCGGTTTCGATCCCTCATCACTGCGCTACGCCTTTGACGCAAAAAAGGTGCTCGAAGACATCACCGAGTATTCCCTGCGCATGGCCAGGGAGGCCGGGTACGACAACGTCGGAACCTGGGAATGGATCGTCAGTCCCACCGGGCAGCCGTTTCTGATGGAAGTCAACACCCGCATCCAGGTCGAGAACGGAGTTTCGGCGCGCATCGCCGCCATCAAGGGCAAGGGCGACGTGGACCTCATCGCGGAGCAGATCCGCGTGGGCCTGGGCGCTCCTCTTGGTTACACCCAGAAAGACATCACTCTGAACGGCGTCGGCATAGAGTACCGCATCATCGCCGAAGATACGGACAACAAGTTCGCCCCCTGGGTGGGCCGCATCACCGCCTTTGACTGGCCCAAGCAGGATTGGCTCAAGATGCACAGTCAGGTGCCTACCGATCGCGAGTACGAGATCCCTACGGATTTCGACCCGAACCTGGCCCTGGCCATCATCTGGGGCAAGGATCTGGCCCAGGCCAAGGAGCGGGGAGTGGAGTTCCTGGGTTCCCTGACCCTGCAGGGCATCAACGCTTCCGGTGAAGCCATGAAGTCCAATGTCGAATTCCTCAAACGCAAGACCGAGGGCATCCTGGCTTTCTAG
- a CDS encoding single-stranded DNA-binding protein produces the protein MAGSLNKAILIGRLGRDPEMRYTPSGQPVANFSIATDETYTGKDGQKVEKTEWHRIVVWGKQAEFCGNYLAKGRLVYIEGKIETRKWTDKDGVEKYTTEIKADRVQGLDSRQSEGGYAQAPQYQQRPQGAPQGGSQNGGRGYEDDMGPAFPSEASGMDDAPF, from the coding sequence ATGGCAGGTAGTCTGAATAAAGCAATCTTGATCGGCCGTTTGGGCCGTGATCCGGAGATGCGCTACACCCCGTCCGGGCAGCCGGTGGCCAATTTTTCCATTGCCACGGATGAAACATACACGGGCAAAGACGGGCAGAAGGTCGAAAAGACCGAATGGCACCGCATCGTGGTCTGGGGCAAGCAGGCTGAATTCTGCGGCAACTATCTTGCCAAGGGCCGTCTGGTCTACATTGAGGGCAAGATCGAAACCCGCAAGTGGACGGACAAGGACGGCGTGGAGAAATACACCACGGAAATCAAGGCCGACCGCGTGCAGGGACTCGATTCCCGCCAGTCTGAAGGCGGCTACGCCCAGGCCCCGCAGTACCAGCAGCGCCCCCAGGGAGCACCCCAGGGCGGCTCCCAGAACGGCGGCCGTGGCTACGAAGACGACATGGGCCCGGCCTTCCCTTCCGAAGCCAGCGGGATGGATGACGCACCTTTTTAG
- a CDS encoding transporter, translating to MKKALLALLVVLLSALPSLAANGHYVAGVEGVKVASVPGPGYYLLNYLAAYNADRVNDGDGHKIPINFDLDVVCDAIRPLWVTDYKIFGADYAMFATIPLTYTHVQYSNYGGDTRSSIGDVDVCPLLLSWHLDRWDIAFGYEIFLPVGDYNKDRPASPGKNYWTHMLDIGGTYFFDEDRTWSLSALLRYEINTENSATDVRYGDNVIVEAGLGKMIGMWEFGLAGYWQKQMTDDSGSGVTWDKDVHDSSLALGPEISYIIAPWKTRATFRFLHEVQAKDAPEGNLAVFTLAKEF from the coding sequence ATGAAAAAAGCATTGTTGGCACTTCTTGTCGTCCTGCTGTCGGCACTTCCGTCTCTGGCGGCAAACGGCCACTACGTGGCCGGCGTGGAAGGCGTGAAGGTCGCGTCCGTTCCGGGACCAGGATATTACCTCCTCAATTATCTCGCGGCCTACAATGCGGACCGCGTCAACGATGGCGACGGGCACAAGATCCCCATCAACTTCGATTTGGACGTGGTCTGCGACGCCATCAGACCCTTGTGGGTGACCGACTACAAGATTTTCGGAGCTGACTACGCCATGTTCGCGACCATCCCGCTGACATACACGCACGTGCAGTACTCCAATTATGGCGGGGATACGCGCAGCAGCATCGGCGACGTGGACGTATGCCCGCTCCTCCTGTCCTGGCATCTGGACAGGTGGGACATCGCTTTCGGTTACGAGATCTTTCTTCCTGTGGGAGATTACAACAAGGACCGGCCGGCCTCTCCGGGCAAGAATTATTGGACGCACATGCTCGACATCGGGGGGACCTACTTTTTCGACGAGGACAGGACTTGGTCATTGTCCGCCTTGTTGCGGTACGAGATCAATACGGAAAACAGTGCAACCGACGTCAGGTACGGCGACAACGTCATCGTCGAGGCCGGCCTGGGGAAAATGATCGGCATGTGGGAATTCGGCCTGGCTGGCTACTGGCAGAAACAGATGACCGACGACTCCGGCAGCGGCGTTACATGGGACAAGGATGTCCATGACAGTTCCCTGGCACTTGGACCCGAAATCTCCTACATCATAGCACCCTGGAAAACCCGCGCGACGTTTCGATTTCTCCACGAAGTGCAGGCCAAGGACGCGCCCGAGGGCAATCTGGCCGTTTTCACACTCGCCAAGGAATTCTGA
- a CDS encoding two-component system response regulator, with translation MTPAAPKNARILMIDDEAATLDSFELTLTAAGFDSVVRCMDSRRALEQLRALAADVVLLDLSMPHVSGEELLEVIRNDHPDTEVIIITGIDTTDSAVRCMRMGAYDYLVKPVDENRLTATVGRAMETILLRQENICLKERFLEGRILNPQAFESIVTASDRMRHIFQYVEAIGTSRQSVLVTGETGVGKELLARAIHATSRPGGPFVAVNVAGLDDIVFSDTLFGHSKGAFTGAHTARLGLVEKAAGGSLFLDEIGDLSHTSQVKLLRLIQEREYMPLGSDSARPAEIRVLAATHCDIEKAVAEGRFRKDLYFRLNTHRIHIPPLRDRQDDIAPLLTHFMHKAAKELGREAPCLPKELPKRLSVYNFPGNVRELEGLVFDALSRSGRQTLDIQPFRDRLGMARLIPEEPDMGTSNGGSIVFPEKLPTLAESNELLIAEAMRRAEGKQILACRMLGLSQPALSKRLKRSKLKF, from the coding sequence ATGACCCCGGCCGCACCCAAGAATGCCCGTATCCTGATGATCGACGACGAAGCCGCGACCCTGGACAGCTTCGAACTTACCCTGACCGCCGCGGGATTTGATTCCGTCGTGCGCTGCATGGACAGCCGCCGCGCGCTGGAGCAGCTCCGTGCGCTGGCCGCGGATGTGGTGCTCCTCGACCTCAGCATGCCGCACGTGTCAGGCGAAGAACTGCTGGAAGTCATCAGGAACGACCATCCGGATACCGAGGTTATCATCATAACCGGGATCGACACCACGGATTCGGCCGTGCGCTGCATGCGCATGGGCGCCTACGACTATCTGGTCAAGCCGGTCGACGAGAACCGGCTCACGGCCACCGTTGGCCGGGCCATGGAAACGATACTGTTGAGACAGGAGAACATCTGCCTCAAGGAACGGTTCCTCGAGGGCCGAATCCTCAACCCGCAGGCCTTTGAATCCATTGTGACCGCCAGCGACAGGATGCGCCATATCTTCCAGTATGTGGAAGCCATTGGGACTTCGCGCCAGTCCGTGCTGGTCACGGGTGAGACAGGTGTGGGCAAGGAGCTGCTGGCCCGCGCCATTCATGCCACAAGCCGCCCCGGCGGGCCTTTCGTGGCCGTGAATGTGGCGGGGCTGGACGATATTGTCTTCAGCGACACCCTTTTTGGCCACAGCAAGGGCGCTTTCACCGGTGCCCACACCGCTCGGCTCGGCCTGGTGGAGAAGGCCGCCGGGGGGAGCCTTTTTCTGGACGAGATCGGGGATCTGAGCCACACCTCGCAAGTCAAACTCCTGCGTCTCATCCAGGAGCGGGAATACATGCCCCTCGGTTCGGATTCGGCCCGCCCCGCCGAAATCAGGGTCCTGGCTGCAACCCATTGCGACATCGAGAAGGCCGTCGCCGAGGGGCGGTTTCGCAAGGATCTGTATTTCCGTCTCAACACCCACCGCATCCATATCCCCCCCTTGCGCGATCGTCAGGACGACATCGCCCCGCTGCTGACCCACTTTATGCACAAGGCGGCAAAAGAACTGGGCCGCGAGGCGCCCTGCTTGCCGAAGGAACTCCCGAAACGGCTCTCCGTCTACAACTTCCCGGGCAATGTCCGCGAGCTTGAGGGGCTGGTCTTCGACGCCCTGAGCAGGAGCGGCAGGCAGACCCTCGATATCCAGCCCTTTCGCGACAGGCTGGGCATGGCCAGGCTCATCCCGGAGGAACCGGACATGGGCACGTCAAACGGAGGATCCATCGTCTTCCCGGAGAAACTGCCGACGCTTGCCGAATCGAACGAACTCCTCATCGCCGAAGCCATGCGGCGGGCCGAAGGCAAACAGATCCTGGCCTGCCGCATGCTCGGACTTTCCCAGCCGGCTTTGAGCAAGCGATTGAAGCGCAGCAAGCTCAAGTTTTGA
- a CDS encoding acetyl-CoA carboxylase carboxyl transferase subunit alpha/beta: MDIEKRIQELRDRLKYILDIFGPDENTNVIMLEAKLGEYVAREPGLSKQEAIRQLETLEELFRFLEKKLERELTPMNKVRIVRHPQRICLKDILENVYDNYTEIGGQDDYSIDPSMLIARAYITRRRGKKVHNQAVMVIGQEKGHGQEFRNGGSVKPWGNAKALHYMKVAETENIPIHTYIFTPGSYPIEDYPGAAQQIAKNLYEMAGLKVPIVAVISEGGSGGAEAIGLADTRIMMSHGYYSVISPEGAAAIEGRLRGGQRAEPKLIEHCAKQLKMTADDNRAMGFVDWKINEPELGARPEHYDFFRKLRKSVVSSTDEIVLNIRGMRFFRSLALRRHKGADVYVRWSLDSRAKERLLWTRYMKFRRMAQDAYLDKRHWFSRSSEWTSEFFSSLYSYFRYDLFGKQHKKVTELAEDVHAEMQVVVGRSSRYWKNVMSKLSFGKAKKDVDKAGLTSLSTWDDGALNSGKWQYVSPQAKLDRAVVCPNTAVHGCLDQWAPDLFGEWAGVCSFCGHHFPMEYQWYLHNIFDPGSIYEVFSEIESTNPLKFDGFDLKLDEAKRKTGHKCGCMTFEARIEGTSVMVAMFMGAFRGGSVGAAEGEKFVRAMERARKKQLPFLSYVHGTAGIRIQEGVNGVIQMPRCTMAVRRYTEAGGLYLVLYDTNSYAGPVASFLGCSPYQFSVRSANIGFAGPGVIKETTGMDIPPNYHNAYQALSRGHIQGIWDRREIRGNLVQSLQTMGGRNLYYR; this comes from the coding sequence ATGGATATCGAAAAACGCATACAAGAACTTCGGGACCGCCTGAAATATATTCTGGACATCTTCGGACCCGATGAAAATACCAATGTCATCATGCTGGAAGCCAAGCTTGGCGAGTACGTCGCTCGCGAGCCGGGTCTGTCCAAGCAGGAAGCCATCCGGCAACTGGAAACCCTGGAAGAGCTGTTTCGCTTCCTGGAGAAGAAGCTCGAACGCGAGCTGACTCCCATGAACAAGGTGCGCATCGTGCGGCATCCGCAGCGCATCTGCCTCAAGGACATCCTTGAAAACGTGTACGACAACTACACCGAGATCGGCGGTCAGGACGATTACAGCATCGATCCGAGCATGCTCATCGCCCGGGCCTACATCACCCGCAGGCGCGGCAAGAAGGTCCACAACCAGGCGGTCATGGTCATCGGCCAGGAAAAGGGCCATGGCCAGGAGTTCCGCAACGGCGGTTCGGTCAAGCCCTGGGGTAACGCCAAGGCCCTGCACTACATGAAGGTCGCGGAGACGGAGAACATTCCGATCCACACCTACATATTCACCCCCGGTTCCTATCCCATCGAGGACTATCCGGGAGCGGCCCAGCAGATCGCCAAGAATCTCTACGAGATGGCCGGGCTCAAGGTGCCGATCGTTGCCGTCATCTCCGAAGGCGGGTCCGGCGGAGCCGAGGCCATCGGCCTTGCCGACACGCGCATCATGATGTCGCACGGCTACTATTCGGTCATCTCGCCCGAGGGTGCGGCCGCCATCGAGGGTCGGCTGCGCGGCGGACAGCGCGCCGAGCCCAAACTCATCGAGCACTGCGCCAAGCAGCTCAAGATGACGGCCGACGACAACCGCGCCATGGGTTTCGTGGACTGGAAAATCAACGAGCCGGAGCTTGGTGCCCGGCCGGAACATTACGACTTCTTCCGCAAGCTGCGCAAATCCGTGGTCTCTTCGACGGACGAGATAGTCCTGAATATCAGGGGTATGCGCTTTTTCAGGTCCCTCGCGCTACGGCGTCACAAGGGCGCGGACGTGTATGTGCGCTGGAGCCTCGACAGCCGGGCCAAGGAGCGTCTGCTCTGGACCCGCTACATGAAATTCCGCCGCATGGCGCAGGATGCCTACCTGGACAAACGCCACTGGTTCAGCCGGAGCAGCGAGTGGACCAGCGAGTTCTTCTCATCCCTGTACTCCTATTTCCGCTACGACCTCTTCGGCAAACAGCACAAGAAGGTCACGGAGCTGGCCGAGGACGTGCACGCGGAGATGCAAGTCGTGGTCGGGCGCTCTTCGCGGTATTGGAAGAACGTCATGTCCAAACTGTCTTTCGGCAAGGCCAAGAAGGACGTGGACAAGGCCGGACTGACCTCCCTGTCCACCTGGGACGACGGAGCGCTGAACAGCGGCAAGTGGCAGTACGTCAGCCCCCAGGCCAAGCTCGACCGGGCCGTGGTTTGCCCCAACACCGCCGTGCACGGATGCCTTGATCAGTGGGCCCCGGATCTTTTCGGCGAGTGGGCCGGGGTGTGCAGCTTCTGTGGGCACCATTTCCCCATGGAATACCAGTGGTACCTGCACAACATCTTCGATCCCGGCTCCATCTACGAGGTCTTCAGCGAGATCGAGTCCACCAATCCCCTCAAATTCGACGGCTTCGACCTGAAGCTCGATGAGGCCAAACGCAAGACCGGCCACAAGTGCGGGTGCATGACCTTCGAAGCCCGCATCGAGGGCACGTCCGTCATGGTCGCCATGTTCATGGGCGCTTTCCGTGGCGGCAGCGTGGGCGCTGCCGAGGGCGAAAAGTTCGTGCGTGCCATGGAGCGTGCGCGCAAGAAGCAGCTTCCATTCCTGTCCTATGTGCACGGCACTGCGGGCATCCGCATCCAGGAAGGCGTCAACGGCGTCATCCAGATGCCGCGCTGCACCATGGCCGTGCGCCGCTACACGGAAGCCGGCGGTCTGTATCTGGTGCTCTACGACACCAACTCCTACGCCGGGCCGGTGGCCAGTTTTCTGGGGTGCTCGCCGTACCAGTTCTCGGTGCGTTCGGCCAATATCGGTTTTGCCGGTCCCGGAGTCATCAAGGAGACCACGGGCATGGATATCCCGCCCAATTACCACAACGCCTATCAGGCGCTGTCTCGCGGGCATATCCAGGGTATATGGGATCGCCGGGAAATCCGGGGCAACCTGGTCCAGTCCCTGCAGACCATGGGTGGCCGCAACCTTTATTACCGTTAG
- a CDS encoding biotin attachment protein, protein MIDVKELLRELREEPYEKISIRAPHSGKVEFVAKEPGVRVVGPSGTWKEVPGTLLVRMERENVKKPLFAPQKGEVMSLGEIENGQFVQAGQELMTIRHYLTREEVIARILRRSLSLFLAPEKGKYYFFPDVDIKVKTKGSQSVHIEDGLELFILSRMKRETSIRYSGPAGIIYAVYFETNDSVDRDSPLIGVCPEDQLGQIQEVVSRVQSDWEERD, encoded by the coding sequence GTGATCGACGTTAAAGAATTGTTGCGGGAGCTGCGCGAGGAGCCTTACGAGAAGATCTCCATCAGGGCTCCCCATAGCGGAAAGGTGGAATTCGTGGCCAAGGAGCCCGGAGTGCGGGTCGTCGGCCCCAGCGGCACCTGGAAGGAGGTCCCCGGGACCCTGCTGGTCCGGATGGAGCGCGAAAATGTCAAGAAACCTCTCTTCGCCCCGCAGAAGGGTGAGGTCATGTCCCTGGGCGAAATCGAAAACGGCCAGTTCGTGCAGGCCGGTCAGGAGCTCATGACCATCCGTCATTACCTGACCCGCGAAGAGGTCATCGCTCGCATCCTGCGCCGCTCCCTGTCCCTGTTTCTGGCTCCGGAGAAGGGCAAGTATTATTTCTTCCCCGACGTGGACATCAAGGTCAAGACCAAGGGCAGCCAGAGCGTGCACATAGAGGACGGGCTGGAACTCTTCATCCTCTCGCGCATGAAGCGTGAGACCTCGATCCGCTACAGCGGCCCGGCCGGCATCATCTATGCCGTCTATTTCGAGACCAACGACTCCGTGGACCGGGACAGCCCGCTCATCGGCGTCTGCCCCGAAGACCAGCTTGGCCAGATCCAGGAAGTCGTCAGCCGCGTGCAGAGCGACTGGGAGGAGAGAGACTGA